From the Methanobacterium sp. CWC-01 genome, the window ATGATGGGGAAAGGATTACTCGCCAGGGCATTGCCAACCGCCCGGGAGGCCTGGCCATTGCCCAGATACGCAGCAATGAGTTTGTAGGTACTGACACTTCCCCTTGGAATCAGGTGTTCAGCGTGCAACACTGCCTTTTGAAAGGGCGGACACTCATCTAAAGTTACCATTTCAAGGGGAAAGGTAACATCTTCTCCTTCAAGAAACGCTTTGATGTCTGTGGTAACCGCATCAATTTCCCTGCAGGAAGAGGGCTGAGCATCCGGGTAGCTGTGGGTGGCCTGATCTAAAGCTGAGTAATCTGGTTTGGAGATTATAACTCTGGTAATTTGGGGCTGTCCATTGAATATGGACCATAATATTGCTACTGGTCCAAAAGAAGTTGATTCAAGGATTTTTATTTTCATCTTTTCAATGGTTTTTAATTATTAACTATTATATAAGTCAAAAACTAAGGAAAATATGGAAGATTAGATTTAAACGATATTCAAACTTAGCATATCTAAATGGGCCCCCACAATGGAAGTAGGATATCTCCTGTTTTATCATCGATAAACTATTTCTTAATTATTTCTACAGAAAGCCTGTTTAGCTTTTCAGAGCCACAATATCCTGCACATCCACCAGTTTCCACACGTAACTGCGTTCTTCCTGGCATATTTTTTCCAATGGTTCTTCCGGTGAATGTCCCAGTGCAGCTAAGATTTTAGGAGAAAGCTCTTTTTCTTTTATCAAGTCGACGAACATTCCCCTCACACTTTTTTTTTCATCTTCTTCTACCACAGAGTTTATGGTTCCCTGCAGGGTCACAAAGCGGAAATGAGACATGTCCGGATGGTAACATTCGATCTCAACTGCAACTTGGGGATCTTCATTTAAGAGCTTCACTTTCTTTCCGTATTTGGTGGAGAGGAAGTACAGGAATCTTCCATCAAACACATAGAGAAAAGGGGCTATATAAGGGTATTCGCCCTTAAACGCAATTCTACTAACGTAGCCATCTTTAATTAAACTGTCGTACTCTTCTTTATTCATGAAGGGTATTTTATGCAATTCCATGGTATCACCATTTTACATTCCATCATTACATTTATTATCTTAATTATCATTGATTATTTTTAACCACAGG encodes:
- a CDS encoding pyridoxamine 5'-phosphate oxidase family protein, with product MELHKIPFMNKEEYDSLIKDGYVSRIAFKGEYPYIAPFLYVFDGRFLYFLSTKYGKKVKLLNEDPQVAVEIECYHPDMSHFRFVTLQGTINSVVEEDEKKSVRGMFVDLIKEKELSPKILAALGHSPEEPLEKICQEERSYVWKLVDVQDIVALKS
- a CDS encoding methylated-DNA--[protein]-cysteine S-methyltransferase translates to MKIKILESTSFGPVAILWSIFNGQPQITRVIISKPDYSALDQATHSYPDAQPSSCREIDAVTTDIKAFLEGEDVTFPLEMVTLDECPPFQKAVLHAEHLIPRGSVSTYKLIAAYLGNGQASRAVGNALASNPFPIIVPCHRAIRSDGHIGGFQGGFYMKKALLENEGVKIDDKGRVVNPPLHYGTEPDENK